In Citrus sinensis cultivar Valencia sweet orange chromosome 2, DVS_A1.0, whole genome shotgun sequence, a single genomic region encodes these proteins:
- the LOC127900337 gene encoding uncharacterized protein LOC127900337 — MEGGSSRTRHTRSQVGPDWSSKEALILGNEIAAVEADCLKALSSYQKWKIISETCTALDVPRTANQCRRKWDSLIDEYKKIIVRSRTFPKSQTQAHTDCFPPNFDRELFKAIHDFVMSKDN; from the coding sequence ATGGAAGGCGGCAGTTCGAGGACGCGACACACGCGTTCACAAGTGGGTCCAGACTGGAGTTCGAAGGAAGCGCTGATTCTTGGGAACGAGATTGCTGCTGTGGAGGCAGATTGTTTGAAAGCTTTATCAAGCTAtcaaaaatggaaaataatttcTGAAACTTGTACGGCGTTGGATGTGCCGCGCACTGCGAATCAATGTCGGAGGAAATGGGATTCATTGATTGATGAGTACAAAAAGATAATTGTGCGATCAAGGACTTTTCCTAAATCCCAAACTCAAGCTCATACTGATTGCTTTCCACCCAATTTTGACCGTGAGCTCTTTAAAGCCATTCATGATTTCGTTATGTCTAAGGATAACTGA
- the LOC102624376 gene encoding MLP-like protein 43: protein MSQNGNKVEIEIEVKAPAAKFHQVFSCKPHIMASMSPQSIQGCDLLEGEWGKPGCIICWRYSHDGSPQIAKEIIEAIDNENYITNYKVIGGNLLELYKSFSSTVKVTPKENDDGSLVHWIFEYEKLKEDVPDPTGKLQILIDVAKDIDAHLLSQQP from the exons ATGTCTCAAAATGGTAATAAGGTGGAAATTGAAATAGAAGTGAAGGCTCCTGCTGCcaagtttcatcaagtgttcAGCTGCAAACCACACATCATGGCCAGTATGAGCCCCCAAAGTATTCAGGGCTGCGATTTACTTGAGGGGGAATGGGGGAAGCCTGGCTGTATCATCTGCTGGAGATACTCTCATG ATGGGAGCCCTCAAATTGCAAAGGAGATAATAGAAGCGATAGATAATGAAAACTACATAACCAATTACAAAGTGATTGGAGGAAACCTGTTGGAGTTGTACAAGAGCTTCTCTTCGACTGTTAAAGTGACTCCAAAAGAAAACGATGATGGCAGTTTGGTGCACTGGATTTTTGAATATGAGAAGCTGAAAGAAGATGTTCCAGATCCCACTGGCAAACTTCAAATCTTAATTGATGTTGCCAAAGATATTGATGCCCATCTCCTTTCTCAGCAGCCGTAG